The Mycolicibacterium aromaticivorans JS19b1 = JCM 16368 DNA segment GACGCAACGAGCCAGCTTTAAGCGACCAGTTTCTGACAGCGGGGCATTACGTGGACCACGAAGACCTCCGGGGTGAGTGGGTTCCTAGACAGCTCGCACTTCACTCGGAGTCTTCGTTATGTCACCACGCCACGCCGCACCTAACGTCCGTGGTCAGTACGTTAGGTCTGTGCGGGCAGCGCGGCGGTGTCCACGTCGTCGCCGGCCCGCCGTCGCGGCTGCGGGGGCAGGAAGTGGTAGTTGCCTCGCGGATAGACCACCTGCGGCCACCAGAACCACCGGCCGAGCATCGTCGCGATCGAGGGCATCAGCAGCGACCGCACGATGAAGGTGTCGATCAGCAGGCCGATCGCGATCGTCGAACCCATCTGGGCCAGCACGACCAGCTTGCTGAACATCATGCCCGCCATCGTGGCGGCGAACACCAGACCGGCTGACGTCACCACCCCGCCGGTGCCCGCCATCGAGCGGATGATGCCCGTCTTCAGGCCGGCGTGGATCTCGTCCTTGAACCGGGAGACCAGCAGCAGGTTGTAGTCGGAGCCGACCGCCAACAGGATGATGACCGACATCAGCATGACCAGCCACTGCACCTGGATCCCGAACAGGTCCTGCCACAGCAGTACCGAGATACCGAACGACGCGGCGATCGAGCTGCCCGCCGTACCGACGATCACCAGTGCGGCGACTACGCTTCGGGTCAGGATCAGCATGATCATGAAGATCAGCGTCAGCGACGACACGACGGCGATCAGAAGGTCGTAGCGTGCGCCGTCGGACATGTCCTTGTAGGTTGCCGCGACGCCACCGAGATGGATCTTGGCGTTCGACAGCGACGACATCTTCAGCGCCTCTTGGGCGGCCTTGCGTTCCGAGTCGACGCGGGCGATGCCGTCCACTGTCGCCGGGTCGCCCTCGTGGGTGATGAACATGCGGGTCGACTTGCCGTCCGGGGAGAGGAACATTTTCAGGCCGCGTTCGAAGTCCGGGTTCTGGAAGGCCTCCGGCGGCAGGAAGAACAGGTCGTCGTTCTTGGCCTGGTCGAAACTCTCGCCCATCGCCAGTGCGGTGTCGTTGGTCGCCTGCATCTGGTCCAGCAGGGCCTTCTGCGAGTTGTACGACGCGAGTGCCAGGTCGCGGCTGACCTTCATCGACGCGATCGTCTGTGGGAGCAGCGCCGTCAGTTGCGGCGCGAGCGACGCCAGCTGATCGGTATTGCCTTGCACGCCTTCGGTTTTGTCGGTTACCTCGTCGATTCCGTCGAGGGAGTCGAACAGCGACCGGGCCGCGGCGCACAGCGGAATGTCGTAGCAGTGCGGTTCCCAGTAGAAGTAGTTCCGCATCGGCCGGAACTGGTCGTCGAAGTTCGCGATGTTGTCGCGCAGCGCTTTGGTGGTCTCCAGCAGATCCTGCGACCTGGCTGCCGAGTCCTGGGTGAGCTGCGTCTGCTTCAGCGACAGCTGGTACTGCTTTTCCAGGATGTCGATGGAAACATTCATCGAATCAACGGTTTTCAGCTGGTTGTCGAGCTGGTCCCGCTGGAACGGCAGGTTCATGTTGGTGGTCTGGCCCGCCACCGAAGTCTGGAACGGAATCGAGCTGTGCTGGATCGGGATGCCCAGCGGCCGGGTGATGCTCTGCACCATCGCAATGCCCTCGGTGTGCATGACGTTGCTGGCGATCTTGTTCAGCACCAGCATGTCCGCGGGATTACGCATGTCGTGGTCGGCCTCCACCATCAGGATGTCGGGGTTCATCCGGGCCTGCGTGAAGTGCCGGTCAGCGGCGGCGAAGCCCTGGTTCACCGGGGCTTCATTGGGAAGGTAGTAGCGGTCGTTGTAGGCGGGCTTGTAGCCGGGGATTGCCACGATGCCGATGAGGACCACGAACAGGCTGGCGACGAAAATCGGTGCGGGCCAGCGGACCACGGCGGTACCAACGCGCCGCCAAAAGCGGCTCTGCGGCGGTCGCTTCGACTCGTATAGACCGACGCGGCTGCCCAGGAAGAGCACGGCAGGGCCGAGCGTGACCGCGATCGCCACGATCACGAGCATGCCGATCGCGACGGGCGCGCCCATGGTGGTGAAGTACGGCAGTCGCGCGAAGGACAGGCAGTACGTCGCTCCGGCGATTGTCAGGCCGGAACCCACGATGACGGGGGCCACGGATTTGAAGGTGGCGTAATAGGACTCGTCCCGGTCCAGCCCCATGCCGCGGTCTTCGCGATATCGGCCGAAGATGAAGATGCCGTAGTCGGTGGCGGCCGCGATCGCCAACATCGTGAGGATGTTGCCGGCGAATGTCGTCAACCCAAAGGCGCCGTGCAGAGCCAGAATCGACACCACACCGCGGGCGGTCAACAACCCGAGGAAGGTCAGGAACAGCTGGATCAGCGTGGTCCGGATCGATCGGTAGACGATGAGCAGCATGCCCGCGATCGCGGCCAGGGTGATCAGGGTAATCATGGCGAGGCTGGCGTTACCGATGACGTGGAGGTCGTCGGTCAGCGCTGCCGGACCGGCGACGTAGGCCTGCACGCCGGGCGGGGCCGGGGTCTCCTTGATCACCTTGCGGACCTCGTCGACACCTTCGTTGGCCAGCGTCTGGCCCTGTTCGCCGGCAAGGTTCAGCATCACGTAAGCGGCCTTGCCATCGGCACTTTGGGCACCGGCGGCCGTCAGCGTGTCACCCCAGAAGTCTTGGATGTGCTGGATGTGCTCGGGATCCTGTTCCAGCTTGCGGATGATCTGGTCGTAGTACTGGTGCGCGTCCGGGCCGAGGGGCTTCTGGCCCTCGATCACGACCATGATCGTGCTGTTGGAGTTGAACTCTTTGAAGTTGGCGCCCATCAACTTCATCGCCTTCATCGACGGCGCATCTTCGGGCGCCATTGGGGCCGAGTGCATCTCGCCGACGACCTCGAGCTGGGGCGCGACGACGTTGACCAGAACGGCGATCGCGATCCAGAACAGCACGATCGGCAGCGCCAGGATGCGCAACAGGTGCGGGAGGACCGGACGCTTCGGCTTGCTGGCGGGTTCGGGCGCGGTGACGGTGTGGGTCATGCTGACTTCACCAGGCAGTAGGTCTGGGCGTTGACGCCATCGGCCGATTGCTCCTCACGGACGGTTCCGTTCACAGTGACGCGGCATCCAATCTGGTCGCCGTCGGTCCGCGCCATGAGACTGGCGCTGACAGCCGGCAAGGTTGTCGACAAGGTGACCGACCACGGCAGCGATGCGGTGATCGTGTGCACTTTGGCTTCCGGGTCGAAATAGCTGATCTGGGCGGTGGTGCCGGGTGCACCGTAGACGTCGTAGACCATGACCTTGGGGTTGAACTGGACGATCTCGATGCCAGCACCCGATCCGGCGTTGAGGTCCTGGGATCCGAACATCCTGTGCAGACGCGAAACGACCAGTCCCGAGACCGCAAGCACGACGATCAGAATCAACGGGACCCAAATGCGTTTCAGCACACGTCCCACCGGAATTGCTTTCACCCCAACACCTTCCGTCAATCGACGGGCCGCGGTGCGGCCGTCTCCGCCGCACAGTCAGCGTTGGCCATGAGCCGGCCGATGAGCGGCAACGCCACTCGTGCCGACAGCCACAACGCCGCCTGCTCTTCGGCCGTCAGCGTCGTCATCAACGCCGCCAAGCGTTCCCGGCGCATGCGCTTCCGCTCATCGAGCAATGCCTGCCCCTGGACGGTGCTGGCGATCAGGCACGCCCGGCCGTCATCGGGGTCGGGCAACCGGGTCACCAGCCCCGCGCGTTCGAGCCGTTGGACCAGCTGCGTCATCGACGGCTGGCTGCCACCTTCCTTGCTAGCCAGCGTGGTCAACCGGATCGGTCCTTCACGACACACCCGATTCATCGTGAATGCTGCGGACGCGCTCAGGTCAGCGCGATCGCTGAGGAACCGGATCGTCAGATCCATCGCCTGATCCAGAACCTCCCCGACGCAGTCGACTCCCTCGGCAGCCGTGCCTTCTTCCACGATAGATATATATCACGTGCTCTATATAGTCACAATCGGAATTCGCTCGAGGTTAAGCACAAGCTGAGGGCGCGGCTCCTTAGGCGATTCTCGGCATTACTAGCGGTCCCCCGCAGTGCTCGTTGCGCCATGGCGGTGACAAGTTGCGGTTGTCGCGTCGCCCCGCGTCCCGTGCGTCTCGATTGAGAACGCGACTTCCAAGTGCGGGGCTAGCCTCGCAGCACGAAGGGTCCGTGCCCTGCAGATGACCCCAGTCGACGCTGTCATATCCCCTTGTTGCTCAGCGACGAGCACTACGATCGTGTCCCGCGCCGGCGTCAGAACCCCGGCTGCGTCAAGCTCACCGACACGTCCAAAGTGTCAGCCGCCTTGCGCGGTGCGCTCGCCGACTTAAACTCCGTCTGATCGCAAGGCGTGCCGCGCGGCTCAATGGATAACCGGCGTTATCCACCAACGCTCTCCAGCGACGGCCGTGGAACGAAATACGATGCGTCACATGCTTATCTGTGGATAACAGCAGATGTCCATAAATATCTGGCGTCATGGGGCCGTGCCCAGATCAGGCCCCGCCGCAACCTCCGCAGCAGGCCTGCCCTACTGGTTCAGCGAGTTCCTGGCTGACCGGGCGGTGCGCAAACCCTCGCCGCACAACCGCCGCACGGATCGCGGACCTGCGGGCCACCGCGGTCAACAGGGACAACTTGCGCGCGGCGTTCGCCGCCTACGCCGACACCCAGCATCGGACAAGACCTGTATGCCGGGGTGTCTGAGCTGGAACCCCGGACCTGTGGCATTTTCGCGGGACGACAATCGATTTGGTCGGCACCTCATTCCGGATGACGCGTGCCCGCGAAGACGATGCACACCAATCGACTACGACCCGTCGATAGGTACCGAAAGGCCGGCCTGGTGTCGTACGAGCCCGCAAACTGATGTCGAGTGGATGTTCTTCCGGCCGGTGCGATTGGGCGGTCCTGACGGCAGTTGTACGTATCTGCTGTGCGTCTGTAGTCCGGGGACGAATGCTAGGACTCCTCGCTGTTGGCCGAGCCGTACAGCGGGGGGTGTGGCATCTGAGTTAGTCCCCGGCCACACGAAGAGGACTGGGAAGTCGAAGTACTCGCCTTTCCTGGCACAGGGTTGTTGATCAATACTAACGGGCCAAGCTAGCTTGGCGTGATCAAGACGGTGCTCAACGCTCGGGCGAGCACCGCGGATTGGGATTGCGCATAATGGCGGCGTAGTGGTGCTCCAAGATGCACTGAAATGGCAGTTAACGTCTGCTAGTACGGCGCATTAATCAGTTTCCGGATCGAGTCAATCCGTTTCGAGCGGTGCTCGTTACACTGGGCTGGGTGACTGGTCCAACAGCGACTCCCCGCCGGCTGCGGGTGGATGCCGCACGCAACCGCCAGCGAGTCATGGACGCGGCGCGTCAACTGTTCGCCGAGCGTGGACTCAAACCAAACCTCAACGACGTAGCGCACCGGGCGGGTCTGGGAGTGGGGACTGTGTACCGGCGGTTCGCCACGAAGGACGAGTTGATCGAGGCGATTTTCGTCGATGGGCTCGATCAGCTGACCGCGCTCGCAGAGGAAGGACTCCGCCACGACGATCCCTGGGAGGGATTCGTCTGGTTCGTCCAGCGCATGTGCGAGATCACGGCAACGGATCGAGGATTTCGAGAAATTGCTGTTAGCAAGGTATTTGCGAGTGCTCGCGTGAGTGCCGCGAAGGAACGCTTGGGGCCCCCGCTAGCCCAACTTGTCGAGAACGCCCAGTCGGACGGGCGTCTGTGGCCCGACTTCTCCTCCACGGACATGCCCATCATCACCTTGCTTGCCGGAATGGTCAGCGACTTCGCCGGAGATGTCAATCCCGATCTGTGGCGGCGATACGTCGGCCTCCTTCTGGACGGCATGCGATGCCATCCGAGCCAGGACCCCTTAGTTGTCGACGCACTGGGCGAGCATGGCCTCGACGCAGCGATGGGCACGGGGAGCCCGCAGGTGCGTAGCATGGCGGCTCATCGCCCCAAGCCAGCTCCTCCGGTTTGGCGGGATGCGTGGCTTTTTGCGCCACCGTGAGGTGCGCCGCACTCAACGGCCCGTACACCGAGACCAGATTGTGCGCGGGCCATTCCCGCAATTGCGACGAGCGACGCGACCACGCCCTGATGTCGTCGCGACAAAATCCTGCGATCTCGGTCGACGCCGATAGGATCCCAACGACTGGGGCAACTCGCGGCGCAACGTGGTCTGATAGATGACCACGCGCGGGCCCCGTGATACGGCGACGTCCAGTCGGTTGACACCAACACGCCGTCGTCGCGGGCTTGCCGGTTCG contains these protein-coding regions:
- a CDS encoding RND family transporter, whose protein sequence is MTHTVTAPEPASKPKRPVLPHLLRILALPIVLFWIAIAVLVNVVAPQLEVVGEMHSAPMAPEDAPSMKAMKLMGANFKEFNSNSTIMVVIEGQKPLGPDAHQYYDQIIRKLEQDPEHIQHIQDFWGDTLTAAGAQSADGKAAYVMLNLAGEQGQTLANEGVDEVRKVIKETPAPPGVQAYVAGPAALTDDLHVIGNASLAMITLITLAAIAGMLLIVYRSIRTTLIQLFLTFLGLLTARGVVSILALHGAFGLTTFAGNILTMLAIAAATDYGIFIFGRYREDRGMGLDRDESYYATFKSVAPVIVGSGLTIAGATYCLSFARLPYFTTMGAPVAIGMLVIVAIAVTLGPAVLFLGSRVGLYESKRPPQSRFWRRVGTAVVRWPAPIFVASLFVVLIGIVAIPGYKPAYNDRYYLPNEAPVNQGFAAADRHFTQARMNPDILMVEADHDMRNPADMLVLNKIASNVMHTEGIAMVQSITRPLGIPIQHSSIPFQTSVAGQTTNMNLPFQRDQLDNQLKTVDSMNVSIDILEKQYQLSLKQTQLTQDSAARSQDLLETTKALRDNIANFDDQFRPMRNYFYWEPHCYDIPLCAAARSLFDSLDGIDEVTDKTEGVQGNTDQLASLAPQLTALLPQTIASMKVSRDLALASYNSQKALLDQMQATNDTALAMGESFDQAKNDDLFFLPPEAFQNPDFERGLKMFLSPDGKSTRMFITHEGDPATVDGIARVDSERKAAQEALKMSSLSNAKIHLGGVAATYKDMSDGARYDLLIAVVSSLTLIFMIMLILTRSVVAALVIVGTAGSSIAASFGISVLLWQDLFGIQVQWLVMLMSVIILLAVGSDYNLLLVSRFKDEIHAGLKTGIIRSMAGTGGVVTSAGLVFAATMAGMMFSKLVVLAQMGSTIAIGLLIDTFIVRSLLMPSIATMLGRWFWWPQVVYPRGNYHFLPPQPRRRAGDDVDTAALPAQT
- a CDS encoding MmpS family transport accessory protein, with translation MKAIPVGRVLKRIWVPLILIVVLAVSGLVVSRLHRMFGSQDLNAGSGAGIEIVQFNPKVMVYDVYGAPGTTAQISYFDPEAKVHTITASLPWSVTLSTTLPAVSASLMARTDGDQIGCRVTVNGTVREEQSADGVNAQTYCLVKSA
- a CDS encoding MarR family winged helix-turn-helix transcriptional regulator is translated as MEEGTAAEGVDCVGEVLDQAMDLTIRFLSDRADLSASAAFTMNRVCREGPIRLTTLASKEGGSQPSMTQLVQRLERAGLVTRLPDPDDGRACLIASTVQGQALLDERKRMRRERLAALMTTLTAEEQAALWLSARVALPLIGRLMANADCAAETAAPRPVD
- a CDS encoding TetR/AcrR family transcriptional regulator translates to MTGPTATPRRLRVDAARNRQRVMDAARQLFAERGLKPNLNDVAHRAGLGVGTVYRRFATKDELIEAIFVDGLDQLTALAEEGLRHDDPWEGFVWFVQRMCEITATDRGFREIAVSKVFASARVSAAKERLGPPLAQLVENAQSDGRLWPDFSSTDMPIITLLAGMVSDFAGDVNPDLWRRYVGLLLDGMRCHPSQDPLVVDALGEHGLDAAMGTGSPQVRSMAAHRPKPAPPVWRDAWLFAPP